The Methylobacterium sp. PvR107 genome contains a region encoding:
- a CDS encoding SfnB family sulfur acquisition oxidoreductase, translating to MILHLDDPAPEAAVDRLPPPPSPPHRIRSDAEALAAARAVARVFAAGAAERDRDRRLPWAEIAAFTESGLGGITVPRAHGGAEVSYATLAEVFAILAEADGSAAQIPQNQFGVLALVAFAASPDQQARIFRDVLAGHRIGNAGPARNGKAITHVETRLTAGPEGPRLTGTRFYSTGALFAHWIPTRAVDPAGRPLVVFVRRDAPGVRVVDDWQGFGQRTTASGTVVFEDTPVEADLTLDLAPLADRPGLFGPVSQLIQAAIDAGLARGALDAALAFLRTRTRPYPFTADTVAEDPHILGEIGRLTVDLHAAEEVLARAGRTLDRIAAAPVTAQGSAEASVAVAQAKILTTEAALEASERLLELAGASATREAYNLGRFWRDARVHTLHDPVRWKYHWIGAYHLDGRHPPRHGAL from the coding sequence ATGATTCTGCATCTGGACGATCCCGCCCCCGAAGCCGCGGTGGACCGGCTTCCGCCGCCGCCTTCGCCCCCGCACCGGATCCGCTCCGACGCCGAGGCGCTCGCGGCCGCCCGCGCGGTGGCCCGGGTCTTCGCCGCGGGAGCCGCCGAGCGCGACCGCGACCGGCGCCTGCCCTGGGCGGAGATCGCGGCCTTCACCGAGAGCGGCCTCGGCGGCATCACGGTGCCGCGGGCCCATGGCGGGGCGGAGGTCTCGTACGCGACGCTCGCCGAGGTGTTCGCGATCCTCGCCGAGGCCGACGGCTCGGCGGCGCAGATCCCCCAGAACCAGTTCGGCGTGCTGGCCCTGGTCGCCTTCGCCGCGAGTCCCGACCAGCAGGCGCGGATCTTTCGCGATGTGCTCGCCGGCCACCGGATCGGCAATGCCGGCCCCGCCCGCAATGGCAAGGCGATCACCCATGTGGAGACGCGCCTGACCGCCGGGCCGGAGGGCCCGCGCCTGACCGGCACGCGCTTCTACTCGACGGGCGCGCTCTTCGCCCACTGGATCCCGACCCGCGCGGTCGATCCCGCCGGCCGGCCCCTCGTGGTCTTCGTCCGCCGGGACGCCCCCGGGGTGCGGGTCGTGGACGATTGGCAGGGCTTCGGCCAGCGCACCACGGCGAGCGGCACGGTGGTGTTCGAGGACACGCCCGTCGAGGCGGATCTCACCCTGGACCTCGCGCCCCTGGCCGACCGGCCGGGCCTGTTCGGTCCGGTCTCGCAGTTGATCCAGGCGGCGATCGATGCCGGCCTCGCCCGGGGCGCCCTCGACGCCGCCCTCGCATTCCTGCGCACGCGGACGCGGCCCTATCCGTTCACCGCCGACACCGTCGCGGAGGATCCCCACATCCTCGGCGAGATCGGGCGGCTCACGGTCGACCTGCACGCCGCCGAGGAGGTTCTGGCCCGGGCCGGCCGGACGCTGGACCGGATCGCCGCCGCGCCCGTCACCGCGCAGGGCTCGGCCGAGGCCTCCGTGGCGGTGGCGCAGGCCAAGATCCTCACCACCGAGGCGGCCCTGGAAGCCTCCGAGCGGCTCCTCGAGCTCGCCGGGGCCTCGGCGACCCGCGAGGCCTACAATCTCGGCCGGTTCTGGCGCGACGCACGGGTCCATACCCTGCACGATCCGGTGCGCTGGAAGTATCACTGGATCGGCGCCTACCACCTCGACGGCCGGCATCCGCCCCGGCACGGAGCGCTCTGA
- a CDS encoding LLM class flavin-dependent oxidoreductase, with protein sequence MSGRTLHLNVNLLHSGVYPSAWRLPDSRPDAFIDIDHFVRVGRIAERGKLDAIFLADTPAINDRIDCRPFNALEPTVVLASVAAATSHVGLVATASTTYNEPYNLARRFASLDMVSRGRAGWNVVTTADAAAGRNFGFAGASEHGARYARAREFTELVHALWDSWEDDAFLGDKAGGRFVDTTKVHAIRHRGAHYAVEGPLTVPRSPQGRPVTFQAGGSEDGRELAAATADAVFSLAQTLEDGAAYARDLRARAARYGRGPDALVILPGLATVIGATEAEARRRQDELWDLVPEAYSLARLAGTLRIDPARLDLDKPLPDPLPLPPDANHTMFLGTVALARRDGLTVRQLLRALGGGVGHRIVAGTPEAIADDIEAWFRAGAADGFNLMPDVLPDGLETFVDAVVPILQRRGLFRRDYAGATLRDHLGLDRPASRYAVGAASLSA encoded by the coding sequence ATGAGCGGACGCACGCTGCATCTCAACGTCAACCTGCTGCATTCGGGCGTCTACCCGTCCGCGTGGCGGCTGCCGGACAGCCGTCCGGACGCCTTCATCGACATCGACCATTTCGTACGCGTCGGCCGCATCGCCGAGCGGGGCAAGCTCGACGCGATCTTCCTGGCCGACACGCCGGCGATCAACGACCGGATCGACTGCCGGCCGTTCAACGCCCTCGAACCCACGGTGGTGCTGGCGAGCGTCGCGGCGGCGACCAGCCATGTCGGCCTCGTCGCCACCGCCTCGACGACCTACAACGAGCCGTACAATCTCGCCCGCCGCTTCGCGAGCCTGGACATGGTCAGCCGCGGCCGGGCCGGCTGGAACGTGGTGACCACCGCGGACGCCGCCGCGGGCCGCAATTTCGGCTTCGCGGGCGCGTCCGAGCACGGGGCGCGCTACGCCCGGGCCCGGGAATTCACCGAACTGGTCCACGCCCTGTGGGACAGCTGGGAGGACGACGCCTTCCTCGGCGACAAGGCGGGCGGCCGGTTCGTCGACACGACCAAGGTCCACGCCATCCGCCACCGCGGCGCACATTACGCCGTCGAGGGACCGCTGACCGTGCCGCGCAGCCCGCAGGGGCGCCCGGTGACCTTCCAGGCCGGCGGTTCGGAGGACGGGCGCGAGCTCGCCGCCGCCACCGCCGACGCGGTGTTCTCGCTGGCCCAGACCCTCGAGGACGGAGCGGCCTATGCCCGGGACCTGCGCGCCCGGGCGGCGCGCTACGGACGCGGGCCGGACGCGCTGGTCATCCTGCCCGGCCTCGCCACGGTGATCGGCGCCACGGAGGCCGAGGCGCGCCGCCGGCAGGATGAACTCTGGGATCTGGTGCCGGAGGCGTACAGCCTCGCCCGGCTCGCCGGGACGCTGCGGATCGATCCGGCGCGGCTCGATCTCGACAAGCCGCTGCCGGACCCGCTGCCGCTCCCGCCCGACGCCAACCACACGATGTTCCTGGGCACCGTGGCGCTCGCCCGGCGGGACGGGCTGACGGTACGCCAGCTCCTGCGGGCGCTGGGCGGCGGCGTCGGCCACCGCATCGTCGCGGGCACGCCCGAGGCGATCGCCGACGACATCGAGGCCTGGTTCCGGGCCGGCGCGGCGGACGGCTTCAACCTGATGCCGGACGTGCTGCCGGATGGGCTGGAGACCTTCGTGGACGCGGTGGTGCCGATCCTCCAGCGCCGCGGCCTGTTCCGGCGCGACTACGCGGGCGCGACCCTGCGCGACCATCTCGGCCTGGACCGGCCGGCAAGCCGCTACGCGGTCGGCGCGGCCTCGCTCTCCGCCTGA
- a CDS encoding helix-turn-helix domain-containing protein: MPSDATSRPADAASSGDEAVGGAVACLRFEPPEDPEALGRAWQDHLAPVFAVSFRPETDLAAPIAMRSYNLGDLLVGDVIAPAHTLVRSEEMIHQQGIDHILLQFYRRGRSVVETEQRTGPVTEVQCIVFDLAQPVRIVADAVDATNVVIPRALLEQQGCHPDALHGRPLDHDGDPFGRLVHSFVVNVVACGDLLDRREALSAAAAITQLCATWLRGQEEGRPSAHQDVRIRIRRLIEAELGNPKLTPALIAGRLGLSRSTLYRLFAPNGIVAYIRDRRLMAAMRMLVRDDAPRPLRIARVAYAVGFSDERTFRRAFKRRFGFIPSDAPHRADAEPDRASAAVLRTWIESL, from the coding sequence ATGCCGTCCGACGCGACAAGCCGCCCTGCCGACGCCGCCTCGTCCGGCGACGAAGCCGTCGGCGGCGCGGTCGCCTGCCTGCGGTTCGAGCCGCCCGAGGATCCGGAGGCGCTCGGCCGGGCCTGGCAGGACCATCTCGCGCCGGTCTTCGCGGTCAGCTTCCGGCCCGAGACCGATCTCGCCGCGCCGATCGCGATGCGCAGCTACAACCTCGGCGACCTCCTCGTCGGCGACGTGATCGCGCCGGCCCATACCCTCGTCCGCTCGGAGGAGATGATCCACCAGCAGGGCATCGACCACATCCTTCTTCAGTTCTACCGCCGGGGGCGGAGTGTCGTGGAGACCGAACAGCGCACCGGACCGGTCACCGAGGTGCAGTGCATCGTCTTCGACCTCGCCCAGCCCGTGCGCATCGTCGCCGACGCCGTCGATGCCACCAACGTCGTGATCCCGCGCGCCCTCCTGGAGCAGCAGGGTTGCCACCCGGACGCCCTGCATGGACGCCCCCTCGACCACGACGGCGACCCGTTCGGGCGGCTGGTCCACAGCTTCGTCGTCAACGTCGTCGCGTGCGGCGACCTGCTAGACCGGCGCGAGGCCCTGTCGGCCGCGGCGGCGATCACCCAGCTCTGCGCCACCTGGCTGCGCGGGCAGGAAGAGGGGCGCCCCTCCGCGCATCAGGACGTCCGGATCCGGATCCGCCGCCTCATCGAGGCCGAGCTCGGCAACCCGAAGCTGACGCCCGCGCTGATCGCCGGACGCCTCGGCCTGTCGCGCTCGACGCTGTACCGCCTGTTCGCGCCGAACGGCATCGTCGCCTATATCCGCGACCGCCGCCTGATGGCCGCGATGCGCATGCTCGTCCGGGACGACGCGCCGCGCCCCCTGCGCATCGCGCGGGTCGCCTACGCCGTCGGGTTCTCGGACGAGCGGACATTCCGCCGCGCGTTCAAGCGCCGGTTCGGCTTCATCCCGAGCGACGCCCCGCACCGCGCGGACGCAGAGCCGGACCGGGCGTCAGCGGCCGTCCTGCGCACCTGGATCGAGAGCCTCTGA
- a CDS encoding aliphatic sulfonate ABC transporter substrate-binding protein, with the protein MTDDTLSRIAPSRRSLLQAGLGAAATLALGAPAVLAGLREVKISMQRSSVLFTVLKVKGTLAERLAPLGFTPSWHLFTSVIEPMTAGAVDIHADVADAVPIFTQSAKAPLTFYARERGAPAAEAIIVPADSPIRTIADLKGRTVGVSRGSGSHYVLAAALKRAGLSFSDIKPAYLQAPEGAAAFEQGSLDAWSIWDPFLAFAQAKRPVRVVADATGLTSYHRYYLVNDSFVAAQPEVVAVVYRALVEAGAWMRANPEEAVALLAPIWGDLPPPVVAAANSRRTYAVEPVDRAQLGEQQAIADVFHEAKLIPRRIDATDVPIWQAPAGRG; encoded by the coding sequence ATGACCGACGACACGTTGAGCCGGATCGCCCCGTCCCGCCGGTCCCTGCTGCAGGCCGGCCTCGGCGCGGCCGCCACCCTGGCACTCGGCGCGCCGGCGGTGCTGGCCGGCCTCCGCGAGGTGAAGATCAGCATGCAGCGCTCGTCGGTGCTGTTCACCGTGCTGAAGGTGAAGGGCACGCTGGCCGAGCGCCTGGCGCCGCTGGGCTTCACGCCGAGCTGGCACCTGTTCACCAGCGTGATCGAGCCGATGACGGCCGGCGCCGTCGACATCCACGCCGACGTTGCCGACGCGGTGCCGATCTTCACGCAATCGGCCAAGGCGCCGCTGACCTTCTACGCCCGCGAGCGCGGCGCGCCGGCCGCCGAGGCGATCATCGTGCCGGCGGACTCGCCGATCCGCACGATCGCGGACCTGAAGGGCCGCACGGTCGGCGTCTCCCGGGGCTCGGGCAGCCACTACGTGCTGGCGGCCGCGCTCAAGCGCGCGGGCCTGAGCTTTTCCGACATCAAGCCGGCCTACCTCCAGGCGCCGGAGGGCGCGGCCGCCTTCGAGCAGGGCAGCCTCGACGCATGGTCGATCTGGGACCCGTTCCTGGCCTTCGCGCAGGCCAAGCGCCCGGTTCGGGTCGTGGCCGACGCCACCGGCCTGACGAGCTACCACCGCTACTACCTCGTCAACGACAGCTTCGTCGCCGCGCAGCCGGAGGTCGTCGCCGTCGTCTACCGGGCGCTGGTCGAGGCCGGCGCCTGGATGCGCGCGAACCCGGAGGAGGCCGTGGCGCTGCTGGCCCCGATCTGGGGCGACCTGCCGCCGCCGGTCGTGGCCGCCGCCAACAGCCGCCGCACCTACGCGGTCGAGCCGGTGGACCGCGCCCAGCTCGGCGAGCAGCAGGCCATCGCCGACGTGTTCCACGAGGCCAAGCTCATCCCGCGCCGGATCGACGCCACCGACGTGCCGATCTGGCAGGCGCCGGCGGGGCGGGGCTGA
- a CDS encoding LLM class flavin-dependent oxidoreductase: MAGPQHAPRFGIWAAVHGSRASHHDPDEPDDASWGRNRALVLEAEALGFDSVLVAQHTMNPYDPTRDQLEAWTGASALAALTRRIEIIAAIKPGLYHPVVLAKMALQIEHISGGRFALNLVNAWNKAEFERAGLPFPAHDDRYAYGREWIGLVDQLMRGERVTFTGAHFRVADYQLRPAGTFRKRPTIYLGGESEPARALAADHADVWFINGQPLADVAALIADVARRPASNGPMRYGLSAFVIARATDAEAEAEHARLLALARRDADLRADTRARTDQASVMFAKTDAAASRHVGTNGGTAAGLVGSYATVAERIRAFHAAGIDLFMLQFQPFEAEMRRFAEQVLPRVR; encoded by the coding sequence ATGGCCGGACCGCAACACGCGCCCCGCTTCGGCATCTGGGCCGCCGTCCACGGCTCCCGGGCTTCCCACCACGATCCCGACGAGCCGGACGATGCCAGCTGGGGCCGCAACCGCGCCCTGGTCCTGGAGGCGGAGGCCCTGGGCTTCGATTCCGTGCTGGTCGCCCAGCATACGATGAACCCCTACGACCCGACGCGCGACCAGCTCGAGGCCTGGACGGGGGCGTCGGCGCTCGCGGCGCTCACCCGCCGCATCGAGATCATCGCGGCGATCAAGCCGGGGCTCTATCACCCGGTGGTGCTCGCCAAGATGGCGCTCCAGATCGAGCACATCAGCGGCGGCCGCTTCGCGCTGAACCTCGTGAATGCCTGGAACAAGGCCGAGTTCGAGCGGGCCGGCCTGCCCTTCCCCGCCCATGACGACCGCTACGCCTACGGGCGCGAGTGGATCGGCCTCGTGGATCAGCTGATGCGCGGCGAGCGCGTCACGTTCACGGGCGCGCATTTCCGGGTCGCGGACTACCAGCTCCGCCCCGCCGGCACCTTCCGGAAGCGGCCGACCATCTATCTCGGCGGCGAGTCGGAGCCCGCCCGGGCGCTGGCCGCCGACCATGCGGATGTCTGGTTCATCAACGGCCAGCCGCTGGCGGACGTCGCGGCCCTGATCGCCGACGTCGCCCGCCGTCCGGCTTCCAACGGCCCGATGCGCTACGGCCTCTCGGCCTTCGTGATCGCCCGGGCGACCGACGCGGAGGCGGAGGCGGAGCACGCGCGGCTCCTCGCCCTGGCGCGGCGCGACGCGGATTTGCGCGCCGATACCCGCGCCCGCACCGACCAGGCCAGCGTGATGTTCGCCAAGACCGACGCGGCCGCCAGCCGGCATGTCGGCACCAATGGCGGCACCGCGGCCGGGCTGGTGGGCAGCTACGCGACCGTGGCGGAGCGGATCCGGGCGTTCCACGCGGCCGGCATCGACCTGTTCATGCTGCAGTTCCAGCCGTTCGAGGCGGAGATGCGCCGCTTCGCCGAGCAGGTGCTGCCGCGCGTCCGCTGA
- a CDS encoding LLM class flavin-dependent oxidoreductase, with protein MAHVKKQILLNAFNMTCVGHINHGLWTHPRDRSSEYNTLSYWTAQAKLLERGLFDGLFIADIIGVYDIYGGGIDVTAREAVQLPVNDPTVMISAMAAVTEHLGFGVTINVHQEAPYTFARRLSTLDHLTGGRIGWNIVTGYLDSAHRGQSGGTLPAHDRRYDYADEYLEVLYRLWEGSWDDAAVRRDRTARVFSDPAHIRKVAHRGEFFAVEGYHLSEPSPQRTPVLYQAGASGRGRAFAGRHAECVFISARDPAAARESVRAIRAEAVAAGRNPDDVKVFVGLAVIPGRTRAEAEAKRAEYLSYASPEAGLAHFSASTGIDFARYGLDEPIPYAPGNAIQSATAATAKRGLTKRDLLAELQLGSRYAVLTGDAVTIADALQAWSEAGEVDGFNLSRIVVPESFSDFIDIVIPELQDRGLYKTAYAEGSLRAKLFGAGDRLPARHAADAFRPGTVQRDCASPLSEPNHRP; from the coding sequence ATGGCCCATGTGAAAAAGCAGATCCTGTTGAACGCCTTCAACATGACCTGCGTGGGCCACATCAACCACGGGCTCTGGACCCACCCGCGCGACCGCTCGTCGGAGTACAACACGCTGTCCTACTGGACCGCGCAGGCGAAGCTCTTGGAGCGCGGCCTGTTCGACGGCCTGTTCATCGCCGACATCATCGGCGTCTACGACATCTACGGCGGCGGCATCGACGTCACCGCCCGGGAGGCCGTGCAGCTCCCGGTCAACGACCCGACCGTGATGATCTCCGCCATGGCGGCGGTGACCGAGCATCTCGGCTTCGGGGTGACGATCAACGTCCATCAGGAGGCGCCCTACACCTTCGCCCGGCGCCTCTCGACCCTCGACCACCTGACGGGCGGCCGGATCGGCTGGAACATCGTCACCGGCTATCTCGACAGCGCCCATCGCGGCCAGAGCGGCGGCACGTTGCCGGCGCATGATCGGCGCTACGACTATGCCGACGAATATCTGGAGGTGCTCTACAGGCTCTGGGAGGGCAGCTGGGACGACGCGGCCGTGCGCCGCGACCGGACGGCCCGGGTGTTCAGCGATCCCGCCCATATCCGCAAGGTCGCCCACCGGGGCGAGTTCTTCGCGGTCGAGGGCTACCACCTGTCGGAGCCGTCGCCCCAGCGGACACCGGTCCTCTACCAGGCCGGCGCCTCGGGCCGGGGCCGGGCCTTCGCGGGGCGCCACGCCGAATGCGTGTTCATCTCGGCCCGCGACCCGGCCGCCGCCCGCGAATCCGTCCGCGCCATCCGGGCCGAGGCGGTCGCCGCCGGCCGGAATCCCGACGACGTGAAGGTGTTCGTCGGCTTGGCGGTGATCCCCGGACGGACCCGGGCTGAGGCCGAGGCGAAGCGGGCTGAATACCTGTCCTACGCGAGCCCGGAGGCGGGGCTGGCGCATTTCTCCGCCTCCACGGGGATCGACTTCGCCCGCTACGGCCTCGACGAGCCGATCCCCTACGCGCCGGGCAACGCCATCCAGTCGGCCACCGCGGCGACGGCCAAGCGCGGCCTGACCAAGCGCGACCTCCTCGCCGAGCTGCAGCTCGGCAGCCGCTACGCGGTGCTCACCGGTGACGCCGTGACGATCGCCGACGCGCTCCAGGCCTGGAGCGAGGCGGGCGAGGTCGACGGCTTCAACCTCAGCCGGATCGTCGTGCCGGAAAGCTTCTCGGATTTCATCGACATCGTCATCCCGGAGCTGCAGGACCGCGGCCTCTACAAGACCGCCTATGCCGAGGGCTCGCTGCGGGCGAAGCTGTTCGGCGCGGGCGACCGGCTGCCCGCGCGCCACGCCGCGGACGCCTTCCGTCCCGGGACGGTTCAGCGGGACTGCGCCTCGCCGCTCTCGGAGCCGAACCACCGGCCGTAG
- a CDS encoding acyl-CoA dehydrogenase family protein, whose translation MSQTEAGWGAGPSARYETLADRFRPVFAEIRADAAERDRARILPRAEIGWLREATFTTLRLAPEQGGHGASLPELFALLIELSQADSNVTNALRAHFGFTEDALCAASDAWRTAWIARIGAGATIGSGVSETGPAKVGAFDTVVRRRDGGFVVDGRKFYTTGSLFADYIHLSAEDETGEAVTAAVPVRAPGVTIVDDWDGFGQALTASGTVTFDGVALDPDLIKPDPARFPYAMAFFQLVHLATLAGIGRAAAEDVARLVAERTRIYSHGNAGRTAEDPQIQAVVGRVRANAYAAGAVVLKSAESLERAYAAHRAGDGPAAERATTLADVEVNQAVSVVTDLVLQATTSLFDALGASAVKSGLGLDRYWRNARTIASHNPRIYRDRIVGAFAVTGAPPPRQYRVGTA comes from the coding sequence ATGTCGCAGACGGAAGCGGGCTGGGGCGCGGGTCCGAGTGCGCGCTACGAGACGCTGGCGGACCGGTTCCGTCCGGTCTTCGCCGAGATCCGCGCCGATGCGGCCGAGCGGGACCGCGCCCGCATCCTGCCCCGTGCCGAGATCGGCTGGCTGCGGGAGGCGACCTTCACCACCCTGCGCCTCGCCCCGGAGCAGGGCGGCCACGGCGCCAGCCTGCCCGAGCTGTTCGCGCTCCTGATCGAGCTGTCCCAGGCCGATTCCAACGTCACCAACGCGCTGCGCGCGCATTTCGGCTTCACGGAGGACGCCTTGTGCGCCGCCTCCGACGCCTGGCGCACCGCCTGGATCGCCCGGATCGGGGCCGGCGCGACGATCGGCAGCGGCGTCTCGGAAACCGGGCCGGCCAAGGTCGGCGCCTTCGACACGGTGGTGCGGCGCCGGGACGGCGGGTTCGTGGTGGACGGCCGGAAGTTCTACACCACCGGCTCGCTGTTCGCGGATTACATCCACCTCTCGGCCGAGGACGAGACGGGCGAAGCCGTGACCGCGGCCGTGCCGGTCCGGGCACCCGGCGTCACAATCGTCGATGACTGGGACGGGTTCGGGCAGGCGCTGACCGCCAGCGGCACCGTGACCTTCGACGGCGTGGCGCTCGATCCGGACCTGATCAAGCCCGATCCGGCCCGCTTCCCCTACGCGATGGCGTTCTTCCAGCTGGTGCATCTCGCGACGCTCGCCGGCATCGGCCGGGCGGCCGCCGAGGACGTGGCGCGGCTCGTGGCCGAGCGCACCCGGATCTACAGCCACGGCAATGCCGGGCGTACCGCGGAGGATCCGCAGATCCAGGCGGTTGTCGGCCGCGTCCGGGCCAATGCCTACGCGGCCGGCGCCGTGGTGCTCAAGAGCGCCGAATCCCTCGAGCGCGCCTACGCGGCGCATCGGGCCGGCGACGGGCCGGCCGCGGAGCGGGCGACGACACTCGCCGATGTCGAGGTCAACCAGGCCGTGAGCGTGGTCACGGACCTCGTGCTGCAGGCGACGACGTCGCTGTTCGACGCGCTGGGCGCCTCGGCCGTGAAGTCGGGGCTCGGCCTCGACCGGTACTGGCGCAATGCCCGCACCATCGCGTCCCACAATCCCCGGATCTACCGCGACCGAATCGTCGGGGCCTTCGCGGTCACGGGCGCGCCGCCGCCGCGGCAGTACCGCGTCGGCACGGCGTGA
- a CDS encoding response regulator transcription factor, protein MAVAGNTRVGTEADAKASPLVVIVEDDDGVREGLQDLLRSVDLDTIAFGSTRGLLAATLPDRPGCLVLDVRLPGSSGLELQSKLVAMGNRMPIIFMTGHGDVPMSVQAMKAGALDFLTKPFRDQDMLDAIAVAIERDRARRAESAGVAEIEALAASLTAREAEVMRHVVEGLLNKQIAYALGISEITVKIHRGNVMRKMAAGSVADLVRKTEMLKTGAGHCRPDPATGCAR, encoded by the coding sequence ATGGCGGTGGCAGGCAACACCCGGGTCGGGACGGAGGCGGACGCGAAGGCTTCCCCGCTCGTGGTCATCGTCGAGGATGATGACGGTGTCCGCGAGGGATTGCAGGATCTGCTCCGGTCGGTGGACCTCGACACGATCGCCTTCGGATCGACGCGCGGTCTGCTCGCCGCGACCCTGCCGGATCGTCCCGGCTGCCTGGTCCTGGACGTCCGGCTGCCCGGCTCGAGCGGCCTCGAACTCCAGTCGAAGCTGGTTGCGATGGGCAACCGCATGCCGATCATCTTCATGACCGGCCACGGCGACGTTCCCATGAGCGTCCAGGCCATGAAGGCAGGCGCCCTCGACTTCCTGACGAAGCCGTTCCGCGATCAGGACATGCTGGATGCGATCGCGGTCGCGATCGAACGGGACCGGGCACGGCGCGCCGAGAGCGCCGGTGTGGCCGAGATCGAGGCGCTCGCCGCGAGCCTGACGGCGCGGGAGGCCGAGGTGATGCGGCACGTCGTCGAGGGTCTGTTAAACAAGCAGATCGCATACGCGCTCGGCATCAGCGAGATCACGGTCAAGATCCACCGCGGCAACGTCATGCGGAAGATGGCGGCCGGGTCCGTCGCCGACCTCGTGCGCAAGACCGAGATGTTGAAGACGGGGGCGGGGCACTGTCGGCCCGACCCGGCGACCGGATGCGCGCGATGA
- a CDS encoding transporter substrate-binding domain-containing protein — translation MRTAHRSIPACLLALRLALCLTAAAMPLEARPCRAEPRGETPQKAPLALRTESPEAWRVATHPVPPLVMDEGGRLRGFSIDLWNAIAKDLGVRTEYRRVDNLPALFDALSAGGADAAIAAVSITAEREQRFDFSVTMLETGLRIAVRAAPDSMGSATVRALWALLGDGAFLQVVLGIGALILAVAALVWWLERRHPAGMVAQAPPGRGFAYTLWWALSSLGAQAEEMPRSPAARAITVLWLFACIALVAWFTAGLTSTATVERLRGAINGPQDLPGKRVGTVAHTTSVTYLADHFATPVAFASLEEACAALEAGTVAAVVYDAPALAYYATQADHAPLRLIGPAFNRQAYGILFAANDPRRKRVNRALLALREDGRYDEIYGRWFGSESGEAQSR, via the coding sequence GTGCGGACCGCTCACCGGTCGATTCCCGCATGCCTGCTGGCCCTGCGGCTGGCCCTGTGCCTGACCGCCGCGGCCATGCCGCTCGAGGCGCGCCCCTGCCGGGCCGAGCCCCGGGGGGAGACGCCTCAGAAGGCGCCCCTCGCCCTGCGCACCGAAAGCCCCGAGGCGTGGCGGGTGGCGACCCATCCGGTCCCGCCGCTGGTCATGGACGAGGGCGGCCGGCTGCGCGGGTTCAGCATCGACCTCTGGAACGCGATCGCCAAGGATCTGGGGGTCCGGACGGAGTACCGGCGCGTCGACAACCTGCCCGCGCTGTTCGACGCCCTGTCGGCGGGCGGGGCGGACGCGGCCATCGCGGCCGTCTCGATCACCGCGGAGCGCGAGCAGCGGTTCGACTTCTCGGTGACCATGCTGGAGACCGGGCTGCGGATCGCCGTCCGGGCGGCACCGGATTCCATGGGATCGGCCACGGTGCGGGCCCTCTGGGCGCTCCTGGGCGACGGCGCCTTCCTCCAGGTCGTCCTGGGGATCGGCGCGCTCATCCTCGCGGTGGCCGCCCTGGTCTGGTGGCTGGAGCGGCGCCATCCGGCGGGCATGGTGGCGCAGGCGCCGCCCGGGCGCGGCTTCGCCTACACGCTGTGGTGGGCCCTGAGCAGCCTCGGCGCACAGGCGGAGGAGATGCCCCGCAGTCCCGCGGCGCGGGCGATCACCGTCCTCTGGCTGTTCGCCTGCATCGCCCTCGTGGCGTGGTTCACGGCCGGCCTGACCAGCACCGCGACGGTGGAGCGCCTGCGCGGCGCCATCAACGGTCCGCAGGACCTGCCGGGCAAGCGGGTGGGCACCGTCGCCCACACCACGTCGGTCACCTATCTGGCGGACCATTTCGCCACGCCGGTGGCTTTCGCGAGCCTGGAGGAGGCCTGCGCGGCGCTGGAGGCCGGCACCGTCGCCGCAGTGGTCTACGATGCCCCGGCGCTCGCCTACTACGCGACGCAGGCCGACCACGCGCCGCTGCGCCTGATCGGGCCGGCCTTCAACCGGCAGGCCTACGGCATCCTGTTCGCGGCCAACGACCCGCGCCGCAAGCGCGTGAACCGGGCCCTCCTCGCCCTGCGGGAGGATGGCCGCTACGACGAGATCTACGGCCGGTGGTTCGGCTCCGAGAGCGGCGAGGCGCAGTCCCGCTGA